In one window of bacterium DNA:
- a CDS encoding sugar transferase: MTNRRQLLLRALGFADLVIMVGAFAFATWVLSQESLGQLLAVRLKLVNSILFLVLLVLWYLTFKAFDLYRLRRFSSPWNEAWTVLKATSVGAVAVLNAGFLFQVQLVTPQFIVLFWLSAIAATTLMRVLFRTLLERIRVRGRNISHVLIVGTNERARKYARSVRSRPELGYGVIGFVDDPWPGLEEFYREGEKLVVGIDELVEYLRGNVVDEVVMALPFSSAYGKSARIVSLCEEQGITVRFLSDIFNLNLAKSRVEMFQGEPVIVMRTGQMEGGGVVVKRALDFTLALVQLIILGPLLLGVALLIKRTSPGPVLFVQKRVGRNKRVFNLLKFRTMVEGAEARLAEIEELNEVSGPVFKIKNDPRVTPIGRILRKTSIDEMPQLLNVLIGDMSLVGPRPLPVRDFEGFDRDWHRRRFSVRPGITCLWQVSGRNSVPFEQWMELDMKYIDEWSLWMDLKILAKTIPAVLSGSGAA; encoded by the coding sequence ACAGCTGCTTCTGAGAGCTCTGGGTTTCGCCGACCTGGTGATCATGGTGGGCGCCTTTGCTTTCGCCACCTGGGTCCTGAGTCAAGAGTCGCTAGGACAGCTTCTCGCGGTCAGGCTCAAGCTCGTCAACTCCATCCTCTTCTTGGTCCTGCTGGTTCTCTGGTACCTGACTTTCAAGGCCTTCGATTTATACCGGCTGCGCCGATTCTCCTCGCCTTGGAACGAGGCGTGGACGGTGCTCAAGGCGACGTCGGTGGGTGCCGTGGCAGTCCTGAATGCGGGGTTTCTCTTCCAGGTGCAGCTGGTTACGCCCCAATTCATAGTTCTTTTCTGGCTCTCGGCCATCGCGGCAACGACCCTCATGCGAGTCCTTTTCCGGACGCTTCTGGAACGGATTCGCGTTCGGGGTCGCAACATCAGCCATGTGCTGATCGTGGGCACCAATGAGCGGGCCCGCAAGTACGCTCGCAGCGTCCGTAGCAGGCCCGAGTTAGGCTACGGCGTCATCGGATTCGTGGACGATCCCTGGCCGGGTCTCGAGGAGTTCTATCGGGAGGGCGAGAAGCTGGTGGTCGGGATCGACGAGCTGGTCGAGTATCTGCGAGGGAACGTCGTCGATGAGGTGGTCATGGCCCTGCCGTTCTCCTCAGCCTACGGAAAGTCAGCGCGGATTGTCAGTCTCTGTGAGGAGCAGGGCATCACTGTCCGGTTCCTTTCGGACATTTTCAACCTGAATCTCGCCAAATCCAGAGTGGAAATGTTTCAGGGCGAACCGGTCATTGTAATGCGCACAGGTCAAATGGAGGGCGGCGGAGTCGTGGTCAAGCGGGCCTTGGACTTCACACTCGCGCTCGTGCAGCTGATCATTCTGGGTCCGCTGCTCCTCGGCGTGGCTTTGCTGATCAAGCGGACGTCGCCCGGGCCGGTTTTGTTCGTCCAGAAACGCGTTGGACGCAACAAGCGAGTTTTCAACCTTCTGAAGTTCAGAACCATGGTCGAGGGCGCGGAGGCGAGACTGGCTGAAATTGAGGAGCTCAACGAGGTGAGCGGGCCGGTGTTCAAGATCAAGAACGACCCGCGAGTGACGCCGATCGGTCGAATCCTGCGCAAGACGAGCATCGATGAGATGCCGCAGCTTCTCAACGTTCTGATTGGCGACATGAGCCTCGTGGGTCCGCGGCCTCTTCCGGTAAGAGACTTCGAGGGCTTCGATCGAGATTGGCACAGGCGGCGCTTCAGCGTGCGGCCGGGCATCACTTGCCTCTGGCAAGTCAGCGGAAGAAACTCGGTGCCATTCGAGCAGTGGATGGAGCTCGACATGAAATACATCGATGAGTGGTCTCTGTGGATGGATCTGAAGATCCTGGCGAAGACGATCCCCGCTGTGCTCTCCGGCAGCGGAGCTGCTTGA